In the Arthrobacter zhaoxinii genome, one interval contains:
- the gmk gene encoding guanylate kinase, protein MNEVYVSQPRLTVLAGPTAVGKGTVSTYIRDNYPEVWLSVSATTRAPRPGEEDGVHYFFVSAEEFDAMIEQDQMLEWAVVHGRNRYGTLRRTVEAAMAEGRSVLLEIDLQGARQVKKSMPEANFVFLAPPSWDEMVRRLVGRGTETPEEQQQRLETAKLELAAESEFDHTVINDDVQRAAAELVSLMGISPRTR, encoded by the coding sequence GTGAATGAGGTCTACGTGTCGCAACCGCGGCTGACAGTTCTTGCAGGTCCAACCGCAGTTGGCAAAGGCACTGTATCCACCTATATCCGGGACAACTATCCCGAGGTCTGGCTTTCCGTATCGGCCACCACGCGTGCGCCCCGGCCGGGTGAAGAAGACGGTGTGCATTACTTCTTCGTCAGCGCCGAGGAATTCGACGCCATGATCGAACAGGACCAGATGCTTGAGTGGGCAGTAGTCCACGGGCGCAACCGGTACGGCACTCTGCGCCGCACCGTCGAAGCAGCCATGGCCGAGGGGCGCAGCGTCCTGCTGGAGATCGATCTGCAGGGCGCCCGGCAGGTCAAGAAGTCCATGCCGGAGGCAAATTTCGTGTTCCTGGCCCCGCCATCGTGGGACGAAATGGTCCGCCGGCTGGTCGGACGCGGAACTGAAACACCCGAAGAGCAGCAGCAACGGCTGGAAACAGCTAAACTGGAACTTGCTGCCGAGTCCGAGTTCGATCACACCGTCATTAATGATGACGTCCAGCGGGCTGCAGCTGAGCTTGTATCACTCATGGGAATCAGTCCGCGCACGCGCTGA
- the coaBC gene encoding bifunctional phosphopantothenoylcysteine decarboxylase/phosphopantothenate--cysteine ligase CoaBC has product MRVVLGVGGGIAAYKAALLLRLFTEAGHNVTVVPTESSKQFVGVATWEALSGNSVSSSVFDEVEKVNHVRLGHEADLIVVAPATADLLARAAGGQANDLLTNTLLMARGPVVFAPAMHTEMWAHPATTANVATLRSRGAVVLEPATGRLTGKDTGPGRLPEPEDIFTAALAAVEASRPAAAPGALAGTTVTITAGGTREPLDPVRFLGNRSSGKQGTALAVAALAAGARVRLIAAHMDVPAPDGVELIRVETALELRTAAHQAAADSDVVIMAAAVADFRPAQVVETKIKKRDDEADPVITLVRNPDILQELVHARDESGTGTPALIVGFAAETGDATSDVLEYGRKKLARKGCDLLVLNRVGKSLVFGQDETEVRILSPADSAEDAVESAAGTKAEVSARILARITAELAARRS; this is encoded by the coding sequence GTGCGCGTAGTCCTGGGCGTCGGCGGCGGTATTGCCGCCTACAAGGCCGCGTTGCTGCTGCGGCTCTTCACGGAGGCCGGGCACAACGTCACCGTTGTCCCCACCGAATCCTCCAAGCAGTTCGTCGGGGTTGCCACCTGGGAGGCACTCTCGGGCAACTCCGTCTCCTCCTCCGTCTTTGACGAGGTGGAGAAGGTCAACCACGTGCGGCTCGGCCACGAAGCGGATCTGATCGTGGTGGCCCCTGCCACGGCCGACCTGCTGGCCCGGGCTGCCGGGGGACAGGCGAACGACCTGCTGACCAACACCCTGCTCATGGCCCGCGGGCCGGTGGTTTTCGCCCCGGCCATGCACACCGAGATGTGGGCGCATCCCGCCACCACCGCCAACGTTGCCACCCTGCGCAGCAGGGGAGCGGTGGTGCTGGAACCCGCGACCGGGCGGCTCACCGGCAAGGACACCGGCCCCGGCCGCCTGCCGGAACCTGAGGATATCTTCACAGCTGCGCTGGCCGCAGTCGAAGCATCCCGGCCGGCTGCCGCCCCCGGCGCGCTGGCCGGCACCACGGTCACCATCACTGCCGGCGGCACCCGTGAGCCGCTGGACCCGGTACGGTTCCTCGGCAACCGCTCCTCCGGAAAGCAGGGCACGGCGCTGGCCGTAGCAGCCCTGGCGGCCGGAGCCCGGGTGCGGCTCATTGCCGCACACATGGACGTTCCCGCACCGGACGGCGTCGAACTGATCCGCGTCGAAACAGCCCTTGAACTGCGTACCGCCGCCCATCAGGCCGCAGCGGACTCCGACGTCGTCATCATGGCCGCTGCCGTGGCGGATTTCCGCCCCGCACAGGTGGTGGAGACCAAGATCAAGAAGCGCGACGACGAGGCGGATCCCGTCATCACGCTCGTCCGGAACCCGGACATCCTGCAGGAACTCGTCCACGCCCGGGACGAATCCGGAACCGGTACCCCCGCGCTCATTGTCGGCTTCGCCGCCGAAACCGGAGACGCCACCTCCGATGTGCTCGAGTACGGCCGTAAGAAACTCGCCCGCAAAGGCTGCGACCTGCTGGTCCTCAACCGGGTCGGCAAATCCCTGGTCTTCGGCCAGGACGAAACCGAAGTGAGGATTCTCTCACCGGCCGATTCCGCGGAGGACGCCGTCGAAAGCGCCGCCGGCACCAAAGCCGAGGTTTCGGCACGCATTCTCGCGCGCATTACCGCCGAACTCGCTGCCCGCCGCTCCTGA
- the rpoZ gene encoding DNA-directed RNA polymerase subunit omega has translation MENPVSEGIINPPIDDLLEAADSKYALVIYGAKRARQINAYYSQLHEGLFEYVGPLVETKLNEKPLSIALREINDGMLVVRPNENAE, from the coding sequence TTGGAGAACCCTGTGTCTGAAGGCATCATCAACCCGCCGATCGACGACCTGCTCGAAGCAGCAGATTCCAAGTACGCGCTGGTCATCTACGGTGCCAAGCGCGCCCGCCAGATCAACGCCTACTACTCCCAGCTGCACGAGGGCCTGTTCGAGTACGTCGGCCCGCTGGTGGAAACCAAGCTGAACGAAAAGCCGCTGTCCATCGCCCTGCGCGAGATCAACGACGGCATGCTCGTAGTGCGCCCGAACGAGAACGCCGAATAA
- a CDS encoding primosomal protein N': protein MGGDSSGEAVQLSLLHGFTPSAKPAGKAQPASALPIARVLLDSPLPHLDRPFDYLVPADLEADAVAGARVKVRFGGQELPGFITARVAEADTAARLMPLGKVISPQPVLSPQILRLAEAVAARYAGTVHDVLRVAIPPRAARVDKEFTPEARSAAGSIGAGAEAGATPAGPTPGPAGPPPAPAGPTPGPEGAGVNPLARYPHGPRFLTHLAAGHSPRAVLSSLGGYGPQDWPAEIAEAVRSTLLSGRGAVVVVPDNKDLARLQSALTARIGAKAFVRLTAEDGPTPRYRSFLQLLHGDVRVAIGTRSAAYAPVQELGLAVIWDDADDLHAEQRAPYQHARDVLLLRAELEDAALLLASHSRSTEAQRLVASGWAAGIAAERSTVRAHAPRVVSTTDSFTMERDPLAARARIPHAAWKATQDGLTRGPVLVQVARTGFSPALSCQDCREPARCRNCSGPLGLASRNGIPACRWCGRPEPMWHCSNCGGTHLRGSTAGAGRTAEELGRAFPSTTVISSAGDHVRTEIPDAPALVVATPGAEPVAPRGYAAAILLDGNAMLSRESLRAGEDTLRRWFTAAALVRPAAEKGLVVVTADDSSTVGHLLRWDPASAAERELELRRELGLPPAVRYAELTGSREGLDAFVTRLGLPEGVRAVGPAPLAPPVVPPPGNSTRRDGPDGQLGGTGGRYRTLLFFPYAAAPAITAALRSTKAAASARRTGDPVYIRVDGTDVL from the coding sequence ATGGGCGGGGACTCTTCCGGGGAGGCCGTGCAGCTGTCACTGCTGCACGGCTTCACGCCGTCAGCCAAACCGGCGGGCAAGGCCCAGCCGGCTTCCGCCCTGCCGATTGCCCGCGTGCTCCTGGATTCCCCGCTGCCGCATCTGGACCGCCCCTTCGACTACTTGGTCCCTGCCGATCTCGAGGCCGACGCCGTTGCGGGCGCCCGGGTCAAGGTCCGGTTCGGCGGCCAGGAACTTCCCGGCTTCATCACTGCGCGTGTGGCCGAAGCGGACACCGCCGCACGCCTGATGCCCCTGGGCAAGGTGATTTCCCCGCAGCCCGTCCTTTCGCCGCAGATTCTGCGCCTGGCGGAAGCGGTCGCGGCCCGTTACGCGGGCACCGTGCATGACGTCCTGCGGGTAGCTATTCCGCCGCGTGCGGCCCGCGTGGACAAGGAGTTCACTCCGGAGGCGCGGTCGGCGGCCGGGTCCATAGGTGCCGGGGCGGAAGCCGGGGCGACTCCCGCAGGACCGACACCGGGACCCGCAGGACCGCCTCCGGCTCCCGCAGGACCGACACCGGGGCCTGAAGGCGCCGGGGTCAATCCGCTTGCCCGGTACCCGCACGGACCCCGCTTCCTTACGCATCTTGCTGCCGGGCACAGCCCGCGCGCGGTGCTGTCCTCGCTCGGCGGATACGGTCCGCAGGACTGGCCGGCCGAAATTGCCGAAGCGGTCCGGTCCACTTTGCTCTCCGGCCGCGGCGCCGTCGTCGTCGTTCCCGACAACAAGGACCTGGCCCGGCTGCAGTCGGCGCTGACCGCCCGGATCGGGGCGAAGGCCTTTGTCCGGCTGACCGCAGAAGACGGCCCTACCCCGCGTTACCGCAGCTTCCTGCAGCTGCTGCACGGTGACGTCCGCGTTGCTATCGGGACACGCTCGGCAGCGTATGCACCCGTGCAGGAACTGGGCCTGGCGGTCATCTGGGACGATGCCGATGATCTGCACGCCGAACAGCGGGCGCCCTACCAGCACGCCCGGGACGTCTTGCTGCTGCGTGCCGAACTGGAGGATGCCGCCCTGCTTCTCGCGTCGCATTCACGAAGCACGGAGGCGCAGCGGCTGGTCGCCAGCGGCTGGGCGGCCGGGATTGCCGCGGAACGTTCCACTGTCCGTGCCCACGCCCCGCGTGTGGTCAGCACCACCGACTCCTTCACGATGGAACGGGACCCGCTGGCTGCGCGTGCCCGGATTCCGCATGCAGCATGGAAAGCAACCCAGGACGGGCTGACCCGCGGCCCGGTCCTGGTCCAGGTGGCGCGTACCGGTTTTTCGCCGGCGCTGTCCTGCCAGGACTGCCGAGAACCTGCCCGCTGCCGGAACTGCTCCGGTCCGCTCGGGCTGGCCAGCAGGAACGGCATTCCTGCCTGCCGCTGGTGCGGACGGCCGGAGCCGATGTGGCACTGCAGCAACTGCGGGGGAACGCATCTGCGCGGGTCCACTGCAGGTGCCGGCCGTACCGCCGAGGAGCTGGGACGTGCTTTCCCCTCCACCACTGTGATCTCCTCCGCCGGCGACCATGTCCGGACCGAGATCCCGGACGCTCCTGCGCTGGTGGTTGCCACCCCCGGCGCTGAACCCGTAGCACCGCGCGGCTACGCCGCCGCCATCCTGCTGGACGGCAACGCGATGCTGTCACGCGAATCGCTGCGGGCAGGGGAGGACACCCTGCGCCGCTGGTTCACCGCTGCAGCGCTCGTACGGCCTGCCGCGGAAAAGGGGCTGGTGGTGGTCACGGCCGACGACTCGTCAACGGTCGGGCACCTGCTTCGGTGGGATCCGGCGTCGGCGGCGGAACGGGAACTGGAGCTGCGGCGCGAGCTGGGGCTGCCTCCTGCCGTGCGGTATGCCGAACTCACCGGTTCGCGCGAGGGACTTGATGCCTTCGTGACCAGGCTTGGGCTTCCTGAGGGGGTCCGGGCGGTGGGACCGGCGCCGCTTGCGCCTCCGGTTGTTCCGCCGCCGGGAAACAGCACCCGCCGCGACGGCCCGGACGGCCAGCTGGGCGGAACGGGCGGACGCTACCGGACACTGCTGTTTTTCCCCTACGCGGCAGCTCCGGCGATTACCGCGGCGCTGCGTTCCACCAAAGCTGCTGCCTCGGCCCGCCGCACCGGTGATCCCGTCTACATCCGGGTGGACGGAACAGACGTTCTCTAG
- the mihF gene encoding integration host factor, actinobacterial type, giving the protein MNLKPLTEAERTRAREKATAARAVRAEVKSRIKSGDLSIEEVILSRSGEEAVGRLKVMDLLRALPGVGERRAAGIMATVGIAPTRRVRGLGVHQRKALIDLLDNH; this is encoded by the coding sequence TTGAACCTCAAGCCACTGACAGAAGCCGAGCGTACCCGGGCCCGCGAAAAGGCCACTGCGGCCCGCGCAGTCCGTGCCGAGGTGAAGTCACGAATCAAGTCCGGCGACCTCAGCATCGAAGAGGTCATCCTGTCCCGTTCAGGGGAGGAAGCGGTAGGCCGGCTCAAGGTCATGGATCTGCTGCGTGCCCTGCCTGGTGTCGGGGAGCGCCGCGCAGCTGGAATAATGGCTACGGTAGGTATTGCGCCCACCCGCCGGGTCCGGGGGCTGGGCGTGCATCAGCGCAAGGCGCTGATCGACCTGCTGGACAACCATTGA
- the carB gene encoding carbamoyl-phosphate synthase large subunit, with protein MPRRTDLKSVLVIGSGPIVIGQAAEFDYSGTQALRVLKEEGLRVILVNSNPATIMTDPEFADATYVEPITPEVVEKIIAKERPDAILPTLGGQTALNTAIALDKSGALEKYNVELIGANIAAIELGEDREKFKGVVERCGAESAKSIIVHSMDEAFAAADVLGYPMVVRPSFTMGGLGSGLAYNAEDLRRIAGAGIQYSPTSEVLLEESILGWKEYELEMMRDKNDNVVVVCSIENFDPVGVHTGDSITVAPAMTLTDREYQKLRNIAIAVIREVGVDTGGCNIQFAIEPDTGRVVVIEMNPRVSRSSALASKATGFAIAKIATKLSLGYTLDEIPNDITKKTPASFEPTLDYVVVKVPRFAFEKFPAADPTLTTTMKSVGEAMAIGRNFTEALQKALRSLEQRGASLSFDPVDAADVPGLIEASRRPTTARLQQVQQALLGGASIEELFEATGIDPWYLDQLVLINETAEQIRATPSVNEDILRLAKRHGFSDEQIGALTNTPEAVVRGVRHALNVRPVFKTVDTCAAEFAAYTPYHYSSYDEEDEVAEHAKPSIIILGSGPNRIGQGIEFDYSCVHATMALREAGHETVMINCNPETVSTDYDISDRLYFEPLTLEDVLEVIAAEQRTGGVLGVFVQLGGQTPLKLAQALADAGVPILGTSPAAIDLAEHRGAFQQVLDEGGLTAPKNGTAVSFEDAKRVADEIGYPVLVRPSYVLGGRGMEIVYDEANLSRYITNATEITPDHPVLVDRFLEDAIEIDVDALFDGTDLYVGGIMEHIEEAGIHSGDSACVLPPITFGTDVIDRVREATRVIAAGVGVRGLINIQFALASDILYVIEANPRASRTVPFVSKATGVQLAKAAALIGTGSSIAELRAAGKLTAVGDGSTLPLDAPVAVKEAVLPFSRFRTPEGTVVDSLLGPEMRSTGEVMGIDKYFDTAFAKSQAAANSALPTAGKVFVSVANRDKRSIIMPVKLMSDLGFEILSTGGTAEVLRRNGIAATVVRKVGEGAGPNGEGTVVDLITAGEINLVVNTPSGGQARGDGYEIRAAATSIGCPVVTTVSEFGAAVQAIEAMRSYEWDVTSLQEHAARLKAATGV; from the coding sequence ATGCCCCGCAGAACCGACCTCAAGTCCGTCCTGGTCATCGGCTCCGGCCCGATCGTCATCGGCCAGGCCGCGGAATTCGACTATTCCGGCACGCAGGCCCTGCGGGTGCTCAAGGAGGAGGGCCTGCGCGTCATCCTCGTGAACTCCAACCCGGCCACCATCATGACCGACCCGGAGTTCGCCGACGCCACGTACGTCGAGCCGATCACCCCCGAGGTGGTCGAAAAGATCATTGCCAAGGAACGCCCCGACGCCATCCTGCCCACCCTGGGCGGACAGACCGCCTTGAACACCGCCATCGCGCTGGATAAGAGCGGTGCGCTGGAAAAGTACAACGTAGAGCTGATCGGCGCGAACATCGCCGCGATCGAACTCGGCGAGGACCGCGAAAAATTCAAGGGCGTCGTCGAACGCTGCGGTGCCGAATCTGCGAAGTCGATCATTGTGCACAGCATGGACGAGGCCTTCGCCGCCGCCGACGTGCTGGGCTACCCGATGGTGGTCCGGCCGTCCTTCACCATGGGCGGCCTCGGCTCCGGCCTGGCCTACAACGCCGAGGACCTGCGCCGCATCGCCGGTGCCGGCATCCAGTACAGCCCCACCTCCGAGGTGCTGCTCGAAGAGAGCATCCTGGGCTGGAAGGAATACGAACTGGAGATGATGCGGGATAAGAACGACAACGTGGTTGTCGTCTGCTCCATCGAGAACTTCGACCCGGTGGGCGTGCACACGGGGGATTCCATCACCGTGGCCCCGGCCATGACCCTCACCGACCGCGAATACCAGAAGCTGCGCAACATCGCGATCGCCGTCATCCGCGAGGTGGGGGTGGACACCGGCGGCTGCAACATCCAGTTCGCCATCGAACCGGACACCGGCCGCGTGGTGGTCATTGAAATGAACCCGCGCGTCTCCCGGTCCTCGGCGCTGGCGTCCAAGGCCACCGGCTTCGCCATCGCCAAGATCGCCACGAAGCTTTCCCTCGGCTACACCCTGGACGAGATTCCGAACGACATCACCAAGAAGACCCCGGCGTCGTTCGAGCCCACCCTTGACTACGTGGTGGTGAAGGTTCCGCGGTTCGCCTTCGAGAAGTTCCCGGCCGCGGATCCCACGCTGACCACCACCATGAAGTCCGTGGGCGAGGCGATGGCGATCGGCCGCAACTTCACCGAGGCCCTGCAGAAGGCGCTGCGATCCCTGGAGCAGAGGGGCGCCTCGCTGTCCTTCGATCCGGTGGATGCCGCCGATGTGCCCGGACTCATTGAGGCGTCCCGGCGTCCCACCACCGCCCGGCTGCAGCAGGTGCAGCAGGCGCTGCTGGGCGGAGCCTCCATCGAGGAGCTGTTCGAAGCCACGGGCATCGACCCCTGGTACCTGGACCAGCTGGTGCTGATCAACGAAACCGCCGAGCAGATCCGCGCCACGCCGTCGGTCAACGAGGACATCCTGCGCCTGGCCAAGCGGCACGGTTTCTCCGACGAGCAGATCGGGGCGCTGACCAACACCCCCGAAGCCGTGGTCCGCGGTGTCCGGCACGCCCTGAACGTCCGCCCGGTCTTCAAGACCGTGGACACCTGCGCCGCCGAATTCGCCGCCTACACCCCGTACCACTACTCCTCCTACGACGAGGAGGACGAGGTGGCCGAGCACGCCAAGCCGTCCATCATCATCCTCGGCTCGGGTCCGAACCGGATCGGCCAGGGCATCGAGTTCGACTACTCCTGCGTCCACGCGACCATGGCCCTGCGCGAGGCCGGGCACGAGACCGTGATGATCAACTGCAACCCGGAAACCGTGTCCACCGACTATGACATCTCCGACCGGCTCTACTTCGAACCGCTGACTTTGGAGGATGTCTTGGAGGTCATCGCCGCGGAGCAGCGCACCGGCGGTGTCCTGGGCGTCTTCGTCCAGCTTGGCGGGCAGACGCCGCTGAAGCTGGCGCAGGCCCTGGCCGACGCCGGCGTGCCGATCCTGGGCACCTCGCCTGCTGCGATCGACCTGGCCGAACACCGCGGGGCGTTCCAGCAGGTGCTGGACGAGGGCGGCCTGACCGCCCCGAAGAACGGCACCGCCGTCTCCTTCGAGGACGCCAAGCGGGTCGCGGATGAGATCGGCTACCCCGTACTGGTCCGCCCGTCCTATGTCCTGGGCGGCCGCGGCATGGAAATCGTCTACGACGAAGCCAACCTCTCCCGCTACATCACCAACGCCACCGAGATCACCCCGGACCATCCCGTCCTGGTGGACCGGTTCCTGGAAGATGCCATCGAGATCGACGTCGACGCGCTCTTCGACGGCACCGACCTGTACGTGGGCGGAATCATGGAGCACATCGAGGAAGCCGGTATCCACTCCGGCGACTCGGCCTGCGTGCTGCCGCCCATCACCTTCGGCACCGACGTGATCGACCGGGTCCGCGAAGCCACCCGGGTGATCGCCGCCGGCGTGGGCGTCCGCGGCCTGATCAACATCCAGTTCGCGCTGGCCTCGGACATCCTCTACGTCATTGAAGCCAACCCGCGGGCCTCCCGCACGGTGCCGTTTGTCTCCAAGGCCACCGGTGTCCAGCTGGCCAAGGCCGCGGCACTGATCGGCACCGGCAGCAGCATCGCCGAGCTGCGGGCGGCCGGGAAGCTGACCGCCGTCGGCGACGGCTCCACCCTGCCGCTGGACGCACCCGTGGCCGTGAAGGAGGCAGTGCTGCCGTTCAGCCGGTTCCGCACGCCTGAGGGCACCGTGGTGGACTCGCTGCTGGGCCCGGAAATGCGTTCCACCGGCGAGGTTATGGGCATCGACAAGTACTTCGATACGGCGTTCGCAAAGTCCCAGGCCGCCGCGAACAGCGCGCTGCCGACCGCCGGCAAGGTGTTTGTCTCCGTGGCGAACCGGGACAAGCGCTCCATCATCATGCCGGTGAAGCTGATGAGCGACCTCGGGTTCGAGATCCTCTCCACGGGCGGCACCGCCGAGGTGCTGCGCCGCAACGGCATTGCCGCCACCGTGGTGCGCAAGGTCGGCGAGGGTGCGGGACCGAACGGGGAAGGGACCGTCGTCGACCTCATCACCGCCGGCGAGATCAACCTCGTGGTCAACACGCCTTCCGGCGGTCAGGCCCGCGGTGACGGATACGAGATCCGCGCAGCGGCCACCTCCATCGGCTGCCCCGTGGTCACCACCGTCTCCGAGTTCGGGGCTGCCGTCCAGGCAATCGAAGCAATGCGGTCCTACGAATGGGACGTGACCTCCCTGCAGGAACACGCGGCCCGGCTCAAGGCCGCCACCGGTGTCTGA
- the pyrF gene encoding orotidine-5'-phosphate decarboxylase encodes MDRRGQLCVGIDPHPGLLAEWGLNDDAAGLERFSRTVVEAVGEQVAALKPQVALYERHGSTGIAVLERLLAECADAGVLSIADAKRGDIGSTMAAYADAWLRDGSPLAADAVTLSPYLGFESLRPALDLAAETGRGVFVLALTSNPEGASVQHTGGPDSRSVAARIVDAAAAENVRPEAGAEPDLGSVGLVVGATVGTALADLDIDLAASRAPLLAPGLGAQGATAADLRRTFAAAYPNVLATSSRGILRAGPDLRSLREAALRTGAELASAR; translated from the coding sequence ATGGACCGCCGCGGGCAGCTGTGTGTCGGCATCGACCCGCACCCCGGCCTGCTGGCTGAGTGGGGGTTGAACGACGACGCCGCCGGGCTGGAGCGGTTCTCCCGCACCGTTGTGGAAGCGGTGGGGGAGCAGGTTGCCGCCCTGAAGCCGCAGGTGGCGTTGTATGAACGGCACGGTTCGACCGGCATCGCGGTCCTGGAACGCCTGCTGGCGGAGTGTGCCGACGCGGGGGTGCTCAGCATTGCCGACGCGAAGCGCGGAGACATCGGCTCCACGATGGCCGCCTACGCTGACGCCTGGCTCCGGGACGGTTCGCCGCTGGCGGCCGATGCCGTGACCCTCAGTCCGTACCTCGGGTTCGAGTCCCTGCGGCCCGCCCTGGACCTTGCCGCGGAAACGGGCCGCGGCGTTTTTGTGCTCGCCCTGACCTCGAATCCGGAAGGGGCGTCCGTCCAGCACACGGGCGGCCCGGACAGCCGGTCCGTGGCCGCGCGGATAGTTGATGCCGCAGCGGCGGAAAACGTCCGGCCGGAGGCGGGAGCGGAGCCTGACCTGGGCTCCGTGGGGCTGGTGGTCGGCGCAACCGTTGGTACTGCCCTGGCGGACCTGGACATCGACCTCGCCGCCTCGCGGGCGCCGCTGCTGGCTCCGGGACTGGGGGCACAGGGCGCGACGGCGGCGGACCTGCGCCGAACCTTCGCCGCGGCCTACCCCAACGTCCTGGCCACCTCGAGCCGCGGCATCCTGCGGGCCGGCCCAGACCTCCGGAGCCTGCGGGAAGCGGCGCTGCGGACCGGGGCGGAACTGGCATCCGCACGCTAG
- the metK gene encoding methionine adenosyltransferase, translated as MTSTSSPSKPQSNLRLFTSESVTEGHPDKICDQISDAILDGLLKVDPESRVAVETLVTTGLVHVAGEVTTEGYVEIPQLVRDTILDIGYDSSANGFDGARCGVSVSIGQQSPEIASGVFNSLENRTGKVVDPYDAQGAGDQGIMFGYASDETSVLMPTPIWLAHRLSERLTTVRKDGTLPYLRPDGKTQVTVGYDGDRPVSVDSVVVSTQHAAELDLEQLRADMVQYVVNPVLAGTDLDISNVEHIINPGGPFVIGGPVGDAGLTGRKIIVDTYGGFARHGGGAFSGKDPSKVDRSAAYAMRWVAKNVVAAGLARRAEIQIAYAIGMARPVGIYVETFGTETVDPARIADAIQEVFDLRPLGIINGLDLKRPIYQRTAAHGHFGREDEGFTWERKDKVEDLRSYFNL; from the coding sequence GTGACTTCTACTTCTTCCCCCTCTAAGCCGCAGTCGAACCTGCGCCTTTTCACCTCGGAATCCGTCACTGAGGGACACCCGGACAAAATCTGCGACCAGATCAGTGACGCCATCCTCGACGGCCTGCTGAAGGTTGACCCGGAGTCCCGGGTAGCCGTCGAAACCCTGGTAACCACCGGCCTGGTGCACGTCGCCGGGGAAGTGACCACCGAGGGGTACGTTGAAATCCCGCAGCTGGTCCGCGACACCATCCTCGACATCGGCTACGACTCGTCGGCCAACGGATTCGACGGCGCCCGCTGCGGAGTGTCCGTCTCCATCGGCCAGCAGTCCCCGGAAATCGCTTCGGGCGTCTTCAACTCCCTGGAGAACCGGACCGGGAAGGTCGTGGATCCCTACGACGCCCAGGGTGCGGGGGACCAGGGCATCATGTTCGGCTACGCCAGCGACGAGACCTCGGTGCTGATGCCCACGCCTATCTGGCTGGCGCACCGTCTCTCCGAACGCCTCACCACCGTCCGCAAGGACGGCACCCTGCCGTACCTGCGCCCGGACGGCAAGACCCAGGTCACTGTCGGCTACGACGGCGACCGGCCGGTTTCCGTGGACTCCGTGGTCGTCTCCACGCAGCACGCCGCCGAACTGGACCTTGAGCAGCTGCGCGCCGACATGGTCCAGTACGTGGTCAACCCGGTCCTGGCCGGCACCGACCTGGACATCTCCAACGTCGAGCACATCATCAACCCGGGCGGACCGTTCGTTATCGGCGGCCCCGTGGGCGATGCCGGCCTCACCGGCCGCAAGATCATCGTCGACACCTACGGCGGCTTCGCCCGCCACGGCGGCGGCGCCTTCAGCGGCAAGGATCCGAGCAAGGTGGACCGTTCCGCGGCCTACGCCATGCGCTGGGTAGCCAAAAACGTCGTGGCCGCCGGCCTGGCCCGGCGCGCGGAAATCCAGATCGCCTATGCCATCGGCATGGCCCGCCCCGTGGGAATCTACGTCGAGACCTTCGGCACGGAGACGGTGGATCCGGCACGCATTGCCGACGCCATCCAGGAAGTCTTCGACCTGCGCCCGCTGGGCATCATCAACGGCCTGGACCTCAAGCGTCCCATCTACCAGCGGACTGCCGCCCACGGCCACTTCGGCCGCGAGGACGAAGGCTTCACCTGGGAGCGCAAGGACAAGGTCGAGGATCTCCGCAGCTACTTCAACCTGTAG